In Cyanobium sp. AMD-g, one genomic interval encodes:
- a CDS encoding HypC/HybG/HupF family hydrogenase formation chaperone: MPARILSIRIQPPQGAPEPGGADDGLWRIAEVDFGGVRQQVSLACLPEAVVGDRVLVHVGLALSLVEDDPL, from the coding sequence GTGCCCGCCCGCATCCTCTCGATCCGGATCCAGCCGCCGCAGGGGGCGCCTGAGCCGGGCGGGGCCGATGACGGCCTGTGGCGCATCGCCGAGGTGGATTTCGGGGGAGTTCGCCAGCAGGTGAGCCTGGCCTGCCTGCCCGAGGCCGTGGTCGGCGATCGGGTGCTGGTGCACGTGGGCCTGGCCCTCAGCCTCGTCGAGGACGATCCCCTATGA
- the hypF gene encoding carbamoyltransferase HypF — MSGPPGAGRARLQLACRGVVQGVGFRPLVHRLAADLDLSGEVENGPGMVRLQLEGERPALEAFLRRLPLQLPPGARMERLDPLWLPFPTRPSGALPAGVRIRAGRAEHFGIDLVATALVADRAPCRACRAELADPADRRFGYPFISCCDCGPRFSIATAEPWARHHTTLAPFPLCPDCRREFEDPTDRRFHAETIACPACGPRLALWDGAGRPLAGAGGNGGTAALIEACCGRLAAGEILALQGVGGFQLLVDATNAAAVDRLRRRKRRPAKPFALLVAAADVPEPFCRIEAEERRALALPAAPIVLLRRHLGGPEALPGVAPGSPCLGVMLPASPLHHLLAHAFGRPLVATSGNPSGEPLCTDPAEALERLGGAAGSPIADVFLVHDRAIARPLDDSVLQLIDGQPALLRRARGYAPEPLPLAAAPAGAPEGVVALGGDLKSAPALALDGRLWLAPHLGDLAEGRLLSRLAEGLAAIERRWGGQLTGIACDDHPGYLSHQLAADQPWPRHTVQHHRAHGLAVLAEHGLPSPLLAVTWDGLGYAPGADGVPQLWGGELLLLGGPGAPACERLVALRPFPLPGGERAMAEPRRAALGLLAAAGPWALEHPGSRPSQAAFTAGERQLLLQAIASGCNSPPSSSVGRLFDAVAALLGLVQAQSFEGEGGLRLEGAAASAPQELFPWPLPLVPPEAVAGGSGGPSLGWLDWEPLLAALLAAIATGTPPALCAARFHHALAEALAETAALAAALRCPPAMASSAKLPVALGGGCFQNRLLLEAAIAALRARGLQPFWPQVVPCNDGGLALGQAWAVGGPWADPAGAPTTGWSATEPSSPHVPGCARPHPLDPDPAAAGGA, encoded by the coding sequence GTGAGCGGGCCGCCTGGGGCCGGACGGGCCCGGCTGCAACTCGCCTGCCGCGGGGTGGTCCAGGGGGTCGGTTTCCGGCCCCTGGTGCACCGGCTGGCCGCCGACCTCGACCTCAGCGGGGAGGTGGAGAACGGCCCCGGCATGGTGCGGCTGCAGCTGGAAGGGGAGCGCCCTGCCCTGGAGGCGTTCCTGCGGCGCCTGCCGCTTCAACTCCCTCCCGGGGCCCGAATGGAGCGGTTGGATCCCCTCTGGCTGCCGTTCCCGACGCGGCCGTCCGGGGCGCTCCCGGCGGGGGTCCGGATCCGGGCGGGGAGGGCGGAGCACTTCGGCATCGACCTGGTGGCGACGGCCCTGGTGGCCGATCGGGCCCCCTGCCGCGCCTGCCGGGCCGAGCTGGCCGATCCCGCCGATCGCCGCTTCGGCTACCCGTTCATCAGCTGCTGCGACTGCGGCCCCCGCTTCAGCATCGCCACCGCCGAGCCCTGGGCCCGACACCACACCACCCTGGCCCCCTTCCCCCTCTGCCCGGATTGCCGCCGCGAGTTCGAGGATCCGACCGATCGCCGCTTCCATGCCGAGACCATCGCCTGCCCGGCGTGCGGGCCGCGGCTGGCCCTGTGGGATGGTGCCGGACGGCCGCTGGCGGGTGCCGGCGGCAACGGCGGCACCGCCGCCCTGATCGAAGCCTGCTGCGGGCGCCTCGCCGCCGGGGAGATCCTGGCCCTGCAGGGGGTGGGCGGCTTCCAGCTGCTGGTGGATGCCACCAACGCAGCGGCGGTGGACCGGCTGCGGCGCCGCAAGCGACGGCCCGCCAAGCCGTTCGCCCTGCTGGTGGCCGCGGCCGACGTCCCGGAGCCCTTCTGCCGCATCGAGGCTGAGGAGCGGCGGGCGCTGGCGCTTCCCGCCGCCCCGATTGTGTTGTTGCGCCGCCATCTGGGGGGGCCGGAAGCCCTGCCGGGGGTGGCCCCGGGCAGCCCCTGCCTGGGGGTGATGCTGCCGGCCTCGCCGTTGCACCATCTCCTGGCGCACGCCTTCGGCCGGCCCCTGGTGGCCACCAGCGGCAACCCCAGCGGCGAGCCGCTGTGCACCGATCCCGCCGAGGCCCTGGAGCGCCTGGGGGGCGCGGCCGGCAGCCCCATCGCCGATGTCTTCCTGGTGCACGACCGTGCCATCGCCCGGCCCCTGGACGATTCGGTGCTGCAGCTGATCGATGGCCAGCCGGCCCTGCTGCGTCGGGCCCGCGGCTACGCCCCCGAGCCCCTGCCATTGGCGGCGGCTCCAGCCGGGGCGCCCGAGGGGGTGGTGGCCCTAGGCGGCGATCTCAAGAGTGCGCCGGCCCTGGCGCTGGACGGGCGGCTGTGGCTGGCCCCCCACCTGGGGGACCTGGCCGAGGGTCGCCTGCTCTCCCGGCTGGCCGAGGGTCTGGCGGCGATCGAGCGGCGCTGGGGCGGGCAGCTGACGGGGATCGCCTGCGATGACCATCCCGGCTACCTCAGCCACCAGCTCGCCGCCGATCAGCCCTGGCCACGGCACACGGTCCAGCACCACCGGGCCCACGGTCTGGCGGTGCTGGCCGAGCACGGGCTGCCGTCGCCGCTGCTGGCCGTCACCTGGGACGGGCTGGGCTACGCCCCGGGCGCCGACGGCGTCCCCCAGCTCTGGGGCGGGGAGCTGCTGCTGCTGGGCGGGCCCGGCGCTCCCGCCTGCGAGCGACTGGTGGCCCTGCGGCCCTTCCCGCTGCCGGGCGGCGAGCGGGCCATGGCCGAACCCCGCCGGGCGGCCCTGGGGCTGCTGGCCGCCGCCGGCCCCTGGGCCCTGGAGCACCCCGGCAGCCGCCCCAGCCAGGCCGCCTTCACGGCCGGCGAGCGCCAGTTGCTGCTTCAGGCCATCGCCAGCGGCTGCAACAGCCCCCCCAGCAGCAGCGTCGGCCGGCTGTTCGATGCGGTCGCCGCGCTGCTGGGGCTGGTGCAGGCGCAGAGCTTTGAGGGTGAGGGCGGGCTGCGCTTGGAGGGGGCCGCCGCCAGCGCTCCCCAGGAGCTTTTCCCCTGGCCCCTCCCCCTGGTGCCGCCCGAGGCCGTTGCGGGTGGCTCCGGCGGGCCGAGCCTGGGCTGGCTCGACTGGGAACCGCTGCTGGCGGCGCTGCTGGCGGCAATCGCCACCGGCACGCCGCCGGCGCTGTGTGCCGCCCGCTTCCATCACGCCCTGGCCGAGGCCCTGGCCGAGACGGCCGCCCTCGCCGCTGCCTTGCGCTGCCCCCCCGCCATGGCCAGCAGCGCAAAGCTGCCAGTAGCGCTGGGCGGCGGCTGTTTCCAGAACCGGCTGCTGCTGGAAGCCGCGATCGCGGCGCTGCGGGCCAGGGGCTTGCAGCCGTTCTGGCCGCAGGTCGTGCCCTGCAATGACGGCGGCCTGGCCCTGGGCCAGGCCTGGGCGGTGGGCGGTCCGTGGGCAGATCCGGCCGGCGCGCCTACAACCGGATGGAGTGCCACCGAGCCCAGCTCTCCCCATGTGCCTGGCTGTGCCCGCCCGCATCCTCTCGATCCGGATCCAGCCGCCGCAGGGGGCGCCTGA
- the hypB gene encoding hydrogenase nickel incorporation protein HypB, whose protein sequence is MCVDCTCGQPLAAATEPPRHLELGQRLLVHNDAQASANREHFAAAGVRVINLLSSPGSGKTALLERLALELAPALPGARHPMAVIVGDLATDNDARRLRAAGVPALQITTGQACHLEAAMVHRALHDLDHLGHPLAGLELLVIENVGNLVCPAAFDLGESLRVVLLSVTEGEDKPLKYPATFHSADVVVISKGDLAEACGFDAPQARRNVARVAPQARIVEVSARTGEGIAALLAALGLARVPVAG, encoded by the coding sequence ATGTGTGTCGACTGCACGTGCGGCCAGCCGTTGGCCGCCGCCACCGAACCCCCCCGGCACCTGGAGCTGGGCCAGCGCCTGCTGGTTCACAACGATGCCCAGGCGTCGGCCAACCGGGAGCATTTCGCCGCTGCCGGCGTGCGGGTGATCAACCTGCTCTCTTCCCCTGGCTCCGGCAAGACCGCCCTGCTGGAGCGGCTGGCCCTGGAGCTGGCCCCGGCCCTGCCAGGGGCACGCCATCCGATGGCGGTGATTGTGGGGGATCTGGCCACCGACAACGACGCCCGCCGCCTGCGGGCTGCCGGGGTGCCGGCCCTGCAGATCACCACCGGCCAGGCCTGCCACCTGGAGGCGGCGATGGTGCACCGGGCCCTGCACGACCTCGACCACCTCGGCCATCCCCTGGCTGGCCTGGAGCTGCTGGTGATCGAGAACGTGGGCAATCTGGTCTGCCCGGCCGCCTTCGACCTGGGCGAAAGCCTGCGGGTGGTGCTGCTGTCGGTCACCGAAGGGGAGGACAAGCCGCTCAAGTACCCGGCTACCTTCCATTCCGCTGATGTGGTGGTGATCAGCAAGGGCGACCTGGCTGAGGCCTGTGGCTTCGATGCTCCCCAGGCCCGCCGCAACGTGGCCCGGGTGGCTCCCCAGGCCCGGATCGTGGAGGTCTCCGCCCGCACCGGTGAGGGCATCGCCGCGCTGCTGGCGGCCCTCGGCCTGGCGCGGGTGCCCGTCGCCGGGTGA
- a CDS encoding outer membrane protein, whose translation MAEVMPLGERSESVTNPVALETSAGLPGLPEAGPSDVPAASASLAPQAAPEATLIAQTYPQPVVKEVYSAQGWYLTIGAGAQTPSDQTVNSNGTLVSPFFTPLLYNFGNNNSTKLDLGGGFSGDVGVGYDFGALRAELTYGYSRASLNAVGAANPIGFGAFGIVPFTNNVSGIINKNDVLASLYYDIETNSRWTPYIGGGIGYTNLSTPSFSLNGFPTHSVNKGLFGWQAKVGVSYAMSYNSDVYLEGVYQGAGGYSSENLTFDAFNSFGGKIGFRYRFGARPVAAAPAPEPEPVMQPAPAPAPSFQPEPAPAPIRGLW comes from the coding sequence ATGGCGGAGGTCATGCCCCTTGGCGAGCGCAGCGAGTCGGTGACCAATCCTGTGGCCTTGGAAACGTCGGCAGGCCTTCCCGGGCTCCCCGAAGCCGGCCCCAGTGACGTTCCAGCCGCCAGCGCAAGCCTGGCTCCCCAGGCCGCGCCGGAGGCCACCCTCATCGCCCAGACCTACCCCCAGCCGGTGGTGAAGGAGGTCTATTCCGCCCAGGGCTGGTACCTCACGATCGGTGCCGGCGCCCAGACCCCCAGCGACCAGACGGTCAACAGCAACGGCACGCTGGTTTCACCCTTCTTCACGCCGCTGCTGTACAACTTCGGCAACAACAACTCCACCAAGCTCGACCTGGGCGGTGGCTTCTCCGGTGACGTCGGCGTCGGCTACGACTTCGGTGCCCTGCGCGCTGAGCTCACCTACGGCTACAGCCGGGCCAGCCTGAACGCCGTTGGTGCCGCCAATCCGATCGGCTTCGGTGCCTTCGGCATCGTTCCTTTCACCAACAACGTCTCCGGCATCATCAACAAGAATGATGTGCTGGCCAGCCTCTACTACGACATCGAGACCAACAGCCGCTGGACGCCCTACATCGGCGGTGGCATCGGGTACACCAACCTCAGCACCCCGAGCTTCAGCCTCAACGGTTTCCCCACCCACAGTGTCAACAAGGGGCTGTTCGGTTGGCAGGCCAAGGTGGGCGTCAGCTACGCCATGAGCTACAACTCCGATGTCTATCTTGAGGGCGTCTATCAGGGTGCTGGCGGTTATTCCTCCGAGAACCTGACCTTCGACGCCTTCAACAGCTTCGGTGGCAAGATCGGCTTCCGCTACCGCTTCGGCGCCCGCCCAGTGGCGGCCGCTCCCGCCCCGGAGCCGGAACCCGTCATGCAGCCCGCACCGGCTCCTGCGCCGAGCTTCCAGCCCGAACCGGCCCCCGCGCCGATCCGCGGCCTCTGGTGA
- the hypA gene encoding hydrogenase maturation nickel metallochaperone HypA, translated as MHELSLMDAVRQQALEQAALHGARRITAITLRVGSLAGVEIEALRLAHTVVMADTIAAGSRLVIEAVPAACFCSACGQPFPARDGCCDCPRCGRISRELLRGRELQLASLELD; from the coding sequence TTGCATGAACTCAGCCTGATGGACGCCGTGCGGCAGCAGGCCCTGGAGCAGGCCGCCCTGCATGGGGCCCGCCGCATCACCGCCATCACCCTGCGGGTGGGCAGCCTGGCGGGGGTGGAGATCGAGGCCCTGCGACTGGCCCACACGGTGGTGATGGCGGACACGATCGCCGCCGGCTCCCGGCTGGTGATCGAGGCGGTGCCCGCGGCCTGTTTCTGCTCCGCCTGCGGTCAGCCGTTCCCGGCGCGCGATGGCTGCTGCGACTGCCCGCGCTGCGGCCGCATCAGCCGGGAGCTGCTGCGGGGCCGGGAACTGCAGCTGGCCTCCCTGGAGCTCGACTGA
- a CDS encoding Ni/Fe hydrogenase subunit alpha: MTRTVIIDPVTRIEGHAKITLHLDGAGHLTDTRFHVVEYRGFEKFCEGRPFTEMAGITARICGICPVSHLLAAAKTGDKLLAIAIPPAADKLRRLLNLAQLTQSHALSFFHLSSPDFLLGWESDPARRNVFGLMTADPDLARAGIRLRQFGQQILELLGGRKIHSAWAVPGGVRSPLSLEARDWILGRLPEARATVTLALELYKKLLDGPLQREQRVFGDFPSLFMGLVTPKGLWEHIEGRIRFRDANGAIVADQLSEDNYAEFLGEAVEPWSYLKFPYYKPLGYPEGIYRVGPLARLNVCDGIGTPWADRELAELRQRSGQPVTSSFAYHHARLVEIVACLEAIEILVADPELMHGRIRSRASLNRNEAVGVSEAPRGTLFHHYKVDDDGLLTSVNLIIATGQNNLAMNRTVHQIAREYIPDPVPAGAEIPEAMLNRVEAGIRCFDPCLSCSTHAAGQMPLRLQLLAADGTVLAERLRG; encoded by the coding sequence ATGACCCGCACCGTCATCATCGATCCGGTGACCCGCATCGAGGGCCACGCCAAGATCACCCTCCACCTCGATGGGGCCGGCCACCTCACCGACACCCGCTTCCACGTGGTGGAGTACCGGGGCTTCGAGAAGTTCTGCGAGGGCCGGCCCTTCACCGAGATGGCCGGCATCACCGCCCGCATCTGCGGCATCTGCCCGGTGAGCCACCTGCTGGCGGCCGCCAAGACCGGCGACAAGCTGCTGGCGATCGCGATCCCACCGGCGGCCGACAAGCTGCGGCGGCTGCTCAACCTGGCCCAGCTCACCCAGTCGCATGCGCTCTCCTTCTTTCACCTCAGCAGCCCCGATTTCCTGCTGGGCTGGGAGAGCGATCCGGCCAGGCGCAATGTCTTCGGCCTGATGACCGCCGACCCCGACCTGGCCCGGGCCGGCATCCGCCTGCGCCAGTTCGGCCAGCAGATCCTGGAGCTCCTGGGCGGCCGCAAGATCCACTCCGCCTGGGCCGTGCCCGGTGGCGTGCGCTCCCCCCTGAGCCTGGAGGCCAGGGACTGGATCCTGGGGCGCCTGCCGGAGGCCCGCGCCACGGTGACCCTGGCGCTGGAGCTCTACAAGAAACTGCTGGATGGCCCCCTGCAGAGGGAGCAGCGGGTCTTCGGCGACTTCCCCAGCCTGTTCATGGGCCTGGTGACCCCCAAGGGGCTCTGGGAGCACATCGAGGGGCGCATCCGCTTCCGCGATGCGAATGGGGCGATCGTCGCCGACCAGCTCAGCGAGGACAACTACGCCGAGTTCCTCGGCGAGGCGGTGGAACCCTGGAGCTACCTCAAGTTCCCCTACTACAAGCCCCTGGGCTACCCGGAGGGGATCTACCGGGTGGGCCCCCTGGCCCGGCTCAACGTCTGCGACGGCATCGGCACCCCCTGGGCCGACCGGGAGCTGGCGGAGCTGCGCCAGCGCAGCGGCCAGCCCGTCACCTCGAGCTTCGCGTATCACCACGCCCGGCTGGTGGAGATCGTGGCCTGCCTGGAGGCGATCGAGATCCTGGTGGCCGACCCCGAGCTGATGCACGGCCGGATCCGTTCCCGCGCCTCGCTCAACCGCAACGAGGCGGTGGGGGTGAGCGAGGCGCCCCGGGGAACCCTCTTTCACCACTACAAGGTGGATGACGACGGCCTGCTCACCAGCGTCAACCTGATCATCGCCACCGGCCAGAACAACCTGGCGATGAACCGCACCGTGCACCAGATCGCCCGGGAGTACATCCCCGATCCGGTGCCCGCCGGCGCCGAGATCCCCGAGGCGATGCTCAACCGGGTGGAGGCGGGCATCCGCTGCTTCGACCCCTGCCTCTCCTGCTCCACCCACGCCGCCGGCCAGATGCCGCTGCGGCTGCAGCTGCTGGCCGCCGATGGCACGGTGCTGGCCGAGCGTTTGCGGGGATGA
- a CDS encoding oxidoreductase, protein MTATPPAAKLRLATVWLAGCSGCHMSFLDLDEFLFDLAEKVDVVFSPVGTDVKIYPESVDIALVEGAVANVDNLELALQVRARTALVISFGDCAVTANVPGLRNLLDGGHDGAKAVLERGYLELADATGQLPFAPGIVPELLPKVLPLHEVIPVDLYLPGCPPSAERIREAITPLLAGERPVMEGAAMLRFG, encoded by the coding sequence ATGACCGCCACCCCGCCCGCCGCCAAGCTCCGCCTCGCCACCGTCTGGCTGGCGGGATGCTCCGGCTGTCACATGTCGTTCCTCGATCTCGACGAGTTCCTCTTCGACCTGGCCGAGAAGGTGGATGTGGTCTTCTCGCCGGTCGGCACCGACGTCAAGATCTACCCCGAGAGCGTCGACATCGCCCTGGTGGAGGGGGCGGTGGCCAATGTCGACAACCTCGAACTGGCCCTGCAGGTGCGCGCGCGCACGGCCCTGGTGATCTCCTTCGGCGACTGCGCCGTGACGGCCAACGTGCCGGGACTGCGCAATCTGCTCGATGGCGGCCACGACGGCGCCAAGGCGGTGCTGGAGCGGGGCTATCTGGAGCTGGCCGATGCCACGGGCCAGCTGCCCTTCGCCCCCGGCATCGTTCCCGAGCTGCTGCCGAAGGTGCTGCCCCTGCATGAGGTGATCCCGGTGGATCTGTACCTGCCGGGCTGCCCCCCCTCCGCCGAGCGCATCCGCGAGGCGATCACACCCCTGCTGGCCGGCGAGCGGCCGGTGATGGAGGGGGCCGCCATGCTGCGCTTCGGATGA
- the hoxU gene encoding bidirectional hydrogenase complex protein HoxU — MSVVTLTVNGQDVAVPAGASLLEATRAAEANVPTLCHLEGLTPVSACRLCLVEVEGSGKLLPACSTAAAEGMVVHTHTPRLREYRRMTVELFFAEGNHICAVCVANTRCELQDMAVSVGMDHSRFPYQYPQRSVDASHPQFTLDHNRCILCTRCVRVCDEIEGAHVWDIGSRGGQCHIVAGLDEPWGQVQACTSCGKCVEVCPTGALFRNSDTTAEKQPDATLPALLRSARDQRRWHNQ, encoded by the coding sequence ATGAGCGTCGTCACTCTCACGGTGAATGGCCAGGACGTGGCGGTGCCGGCGGGGGCCAGCCTGCTGGAGGCCACCCGGGCGGCGGAGGCCAATGTCCCCACCCTGTGTCACCTCGAAGGCCTCACCCCGGTGTCGGCCTGCCGGCTGTGCCTGGTGGAGGTGGAGGGCTCCGGCAAGCTGCTGCCCGCCTGCAGCACCGCCGCCGCCGAGGGCATGGTGGTCCACACCCACACCCCCCGGCTCAGGGAGTACCGGCGCATGACGGTGGAGCTGTTCTTCGCCGAGGGCAACCACATCTGCGCCGTCTGCGTGGCCAACACCCGCTGCGAACTGCAGGACATGGCCGTGAGCGTGGGCATGGACCACTCCCGCTTCCCCTACCAGTACCCCCAGCGGTCGGTGGACGCCTCCCACCCCCAGTTCACCCTCGACCACAACCGCTGCATCCTCTGCACACGCTGCGTGCGGGTGTGCGACGAGATCGAGGGGGCCCATGTGTGGGACATCGGCAGCCGCGGCGGCCAGTGCCACATCGTCGCCGGCCTCGATGAGCCCTGGGGCCAGGTGCAGGCCTGCACCTCCTGCGGCAAGTGCGTCGAGGTGTGTCCCACCGGCGCCCTGTTCCGCAACAGCGACACCACCGCCGAGAAGCAGCCCGACGCCACCCTGCCCGCCCTGCTGCGCAGCGCCCGCGACCAGCGCCGCTGGCACAACCAGTGA
- a CDS encoding NuoF family protein, translating into MPVPPQLRCCDASGCRSAGGQALRSALEGARDAAGLTAEALMIKPVGCLRLCGSGPLVACDGPGPCQLFGGVAPEHAGDLIAASLASGGAALAAHRLDLEDPFFALQRPVVLEGCGQVNPESIDDAIAFGTYAQLHRVLQELSPEQVRDEVRRSGLRGRGGAGYPTGLKWDTVALQPPGPRYVVCNADEGDPGAFMDRSVLESDPHRLIEGMALAAYAVGAERGFVYVRAEYPLAIERLRLALQQARSRHLLGNHIDGTSFNLRLEVRVGAGAYVCGEETALLLSIQGQRGMPQPRPPFPAQSGLWGAPTLINNVETFTAVPAILREGGDWYAAIGTEHSKGTKVFALSGAVVNTGLVEVPMGTPLRTVVEVIGGGVPDGSPIKAVQTGGPSGGCIPAERLDTPVDYESLLELGSMMGSGGMVVMGESTSMPEVARHFMGFSVNESCGKCVPCRAGTVQLAQLLDRFVERRATPADMERLDALCRMVKVTSLCGLGQSAPNPVLSTLRWFRHEYEAACREPSGCVAAVGVER; encoded by the coding sequence ATGCCCGTACCTCCGCAGCTGCGCTGCTGCGACGCCAGTGGTTGCCGTTCCGCCGGCGGCCAGGCCCTGCGCAGCGCCCTGGAGGGCGCCCGGGATGCCGCCGGCCTCACGGCTGAGGCGCTGATGATCAAACCGGTGGGTTGCCTGCGCCTCTGTGGCAGCGGCCCGCTTGTGGCCTGCGACGGCCCCGGCCCCTGCCAGCTCTTCGGCGGCGTGGCCCCCGAGCACGCCGGGGATCTGATCGCCGCCAGCCTTGCCAGCGGCGGCGCCGCCCTCGCGGCCCATCGCCTTGATCTCGAGGATCCCTTCTTTGCCCTGCAGCGGCCCGTCGTGCTCGAGGGCTGCGGCCAGGTGAATCCCGAATCCATCGACGACGCGATCGCCTTCGGCACCTACGCCCAGTTGCACCGCGTCCTGCAGGAGCTCAGCCCCGAGCAGGTGCGCGACGAGGTGCGCCGCAGCGGTCTGCGCGGTCGCGGCGGCGCCGGCTACCCGACGGGTCTGAAGTGGGACACGGTGGCCCTGCAGCCCCCCGGCCCCCGCTACGTGGTCTGCAACGCCGATGAGGGGGACCCGGGCGCCTTCATGGACCGCAGCGTGCTCGAAAGCGACCCGCACCGGCTGATTGAGGGGATGGCGCTCGCCGCCTACGCCGTCGGCGCCGAGCGGGGCTTCGTTTATGTGCGGGCGGAATACCCCCTGGCGATCGAACGGCTGCGGCTGGCTTTGCAGCAGGCCCGCAGCCGCCACCTGCTGGGCAACCACATCGACGGCACCAGCTTCAACCTGCGCCTGGAGGTGCGGGTGGGCGCCGGCGCCTACGTGTGTGGTGAGGAGACGGCCCTGCTGCTCTCGATCCAGGGCCAGCGCGGCATGCCCCAGCCCCGGCCCCCCTTCCCGGCCCAGTCGGGCCTCTGGGGGGCGCCCACCTTGATCAACAACGTCGAGACCTTCACCGCCGTGCCGGCGATCCTGCGCGAGGGCGGCGACTGGTACGCCGCCATCGGCACCGAGCACAGCAAGGGCACCAAGGTGTTCGCCCTCTCCGGGGCGGTGGTCAACACCGGCCTGGTGGAGGTGCCGATGGGCACCCCCCTGCGCACGGTGGTGGAGGTGATCGGCGGCGGTGTGCCCGATGGCTCGCCGATCAAGGCGGTGCAGACGGGGGGGCCTTCGGGGGGCTGCATCCCGGCCGAACGGCTGGACACCCCCGTCGACTACGAAAGCCTGCTGGAGCTCGGCTCGATGATGGGCTCCGGCGGCATGGTGGTGATGGGGGAGAGCACCTCGATGCCCGAGGTGGCCCGCCACTTCATGGGCTTCAGCGTCAACGAGAGCTGCGGCAAGTGCGTGCCCTGCCGCGCCGGCACCGTGCAGCTGGCCCAGCTGCTCGATCGCTTCGTGGAGCGCCGGGCCACCCCGGCCGACATGGAGCGCCTCGATGCCCTCTGCCGGATGGTCAAGGTCACCAGCCTCTGCGGCCTGGGCCAGTCGGCCCCCAATCCGGTGCTCAGCACCCTGCGCTGGTTCCGCCATGAATACGAGGCCGCCTGCCGGGAGCCTTCGGGCTGCGTCGCCGCCGTGGGGGTGGAGCGATGA
- a CDS encoding ABC transporter substrate-binding protein translates to MEAPACIAFSPGRHRRGWQQRLAGLAVLGSLLLAVAMGCQRQPPRLVLAVHPWPGYAYFTLARDRQQYDPRRLNLDLRNFADSAATMEAYMSGAAQAIATTSIEVVNICGVAPDRCPAIVYVIDESRGADQVLARQGVKDLKGLADQPIALDRSSLSRYLLSRAFESVGLPPPEPSQLRFLPAASWEAALRRGEVQAVVTYPPRSEQLLRALPLKTLFTSRQLPYEILDVLAVDPELLRRHPDAVLALVQGWRAVRLEENQRPTVVRQELARYLGLKPANARPPFRGIRFPGPQEQYELLDPAQNNLPPLLEKIRQVLYANGLIPANTPLPTTVDSIAKALARQT, encoded by the coding sequence GTGGAGGCTCCCGCCTGCATCGCCTTTTCTCCGGGCAGACACCGGAGGGGCTGGCAGCAGCGGCTCGCTGGCCTCGCCGTGCTGGGGTCCCTGCTGCTGGCGGTGGCGATGGGCTGCCAACGCCAACCTCCCCGTCTCGTGCTGGCGGTGCACCCATGGCCCGGGTACGCCTACTTCACCCTGGCCAGGGACCGCCAGCAGTACGACCCCCGCCGCCTCAACCTCGATCTGCGCAACTTCGCCGATTCGGCGGCCACGATGGAGGCCTACATGTCGGGGGCGGCCCAGGCGATCGCCACCACCTCAATTGAGGTCGTCAACATCTGCGGGGTGGCTCCAGACAGGTGTCCGGCGATCGTCTACGTGATCGATGAATCCCGCGGTGCCGATCAGGTGCTGGCCCGCCAGGGAGTGAAGGACCTCAAGGGCCTGGCCGACCAACCGATCGCCCTCGACCGCAGCAGCCTGTCCCGGTACCTTCTGTCGCGGGCGTTCGAGTCCGTGGGACTGCCGCCCCCTGAGCCGTCCCAGCTGCGTTTCCTGCCTGCCGCCTCCTGGGAAGCGGCCTTGCGACGGGGGGAGGTGCAGGCGGTGGTGACCTACCCACCCCGGAGCGAGCAGCTGCTTCGCGCCCTGCCGCTGAAAACGCTGTTCACCAGCCGGCAACTCCCCTACGAGATCCTCGATGTGCTCGCCGTGGATCCCGAGCTGCTCCGTCGTCATCCCGACGCGGTTCTGGCCCTCGTTCAGGGCTGGCGGGCGGTCCGGCTGGAGGAGAATCAGAGACCGACGGTGGTCCGCCAGGAGTTGGCCAGATATCTCGGCCTCAAGCCTGCTAACGCGCGTCCGCCGTTTCGCGGCATCCGCTTCCCCGGCCCCCAGGAGCAGTACGAACTGCTGGACCCGGCCCAGAACAACCTGCCTCCGCTGCTGGAGAAGATCCGCCAGGTGCTCTACGCCAATGGCCTGATCCCGGCCAACACCCCCCTGCCCACCACGGTGGACAGCATCGCCAAAGCGCTGGCCAGGCAGACATGA